The following are from one region of the Francisella opportunistica genome:
- the odhB gene encoding 2-oxoglutarate dehydrogenase complex dihydrolipoyllysine-residue succinyltransferase produces MVELKVPMFPESVADGTLAQWNKSEGDFVNEGDILAEIETDKVVLEVPATASGVLKGIKKQAGDTVLSEESLAIIDTAASTTEPKQQTTNQENTSQATASDQEMDVKAPVFPESVADGTVSEWHKKEGEAVSEGDILAEIETDKVVLEVPATSNGVLTKILKPAGDTVLSAEVIAKITTGAAAPAAAKPEAAVEASQTNNDPHLVPSARKAFNASGLDSAVNIEGTGKKGRITSEDVKKAATSVNKPQQFTALVNQGARYEKRVKMTRLRQTIANRLVEVQHTNAILTTFNEVDMSAVMELRNKYKDMFVKEHDTKLGFMSFFIKAATEALKKFPDVNASIDGDEIIYHNYFDIGIAVGTDRGLVVPVLRDTDTKSLAELEADVLDKAIKGRDGKLGLEDMQGGTFTITNGGTYGSMLSTPIINSPQSAILGMHNIVERPVVVKGEIKIRPIMYLALSYDHRIIDGGTSVRFLKTIKELIEDPNRILLQV; encoded by the coding sequence ATGGTTGAATTAAAAGTACCTATGTTCCCAGAGTCTGTAGCAGATGGCACATTAGCTCAATGGAATAAAAGTGAAGGTGACTTTGTAAATGAGGGCGATATCTTAGCAGAGATTGAGACTGATAAAGTTGTCTTAGAAGTGCCTGCAACAGCTAGTGGTGTTTTAAAAGGAATAAAAAAACAGGCTGGTGATACAGTGCTTTCAGAAGAATCATTAGCGATTATTGATACAGCGGCTTCTACAACTGAACCTAAGCAACAAACTACTAATCAAGAAAATACTTCTCAAGCAACAGCTTCTGATCAAGAGATGGATGTTAAAGCTCCTGTATTCCCAGAATCTGTAGCAGATGGTACAGTTTCTGAGTGGCATAAGAAAGAGGGTGAAGCAGTTTCTGAAGGTGATATCTTAGCAGAGATTGAGACTGATAAAGTTGTTTTAGAGGTTCCAGCAACATCAAATGGGGTTTTAACAAAAATATTAAAGCCAGCTGGTGATACAGTACTATCTGCAGAGGTTATTGCTAAGATTACAACAGGAGCAGCTGCTCCTGCTGCAGCAAAGCCGGAAGCTGCAGTAGAAGCTTCTCAAACAAATAATGATCCACACCTAGTACCTTCAGCACGTAAGGCTTTTAATGCAAGTGGCTTAGATTCTGCTGTAAATATCGAAGGTACAGGTAAAAAAGGACGTATAACTTCTGAGGATGTGAAAAAAGCAGCTACATCAGTAAACAAACCTCAACAATTCACAGCACTGGTAAATCAAGGTGCTAGATATGAAAAAAGAGTTAAGATGACACGTCTACGCCAAACTATAGCGAATAGATTGGTTGAGGTTCAACATACTAATGCAATCTTAACTACTTTTAATGAAGTAGATATGAGTGCAGTTATGGAGCTTAGAAATAAATATAAGGATATGTTTGTCAAAGAACATGATACTAAGCTTGGTTTTATGTCTTTCTTTATCAAGGCAGCAACAGAAGCGCTTAAGAAATTCCCAGATGTAAATGCTTCTATTGATGGTGATGAGATTATTTATCATAATTACTTTGATATTGGTATTGCTGTAGGTACTGATAGGGGATTAGTAGTACCTGTATTGAGAGATACAGATACTAAATCTCTAGCTGAACTAGAAGCTGATGTTTTAGACAAAGCAATTAAGGGTCGTGATGGTAAGCTAGGTCTTGAAGATATGCAAGGTGGTACATTTACTATCACAAATGGCGGTACTTATGGTTCGATGTTGTCTACTCCTATTATTAATTCACCACAAAGCGCTATTTTAGGTATGCATAATATCGTTGAGCGTCCTGTAGTAGTTAAAGGTGAGATTAAGATACGTCCAATTATGTATTTAGCGCTATCTTATGACCATAGAATTATCGATGGTGGAACTTCAGTTAGATTCTTGAAGACGATCAAAGAATTAATCGAAGATCCAAATAGAATTCTTCTTCAAGTCTAG
- a CDS encoding transposase: protein MNQLEMISLNDLVPRNHIYRKFVSIWNFKNVAKKLKKFEKDNPYKGYGMLRLFKCLLLQFMEDLSDRELEKYLQENNAAKWFCEFTLLEKTPDHSVFCKFRKNIGTRFISEIFNDLRKQLKQQGFINEVFSFVDASHLIAKANLWKERDKAIKEKYEKLNNEILPKVAIDKQARIGCKGKDKFWYGYKKHTSVDMQSGLINKVAVTPANVTDAKGIKYVCPDGGAIYADKGYCTKYANKTARDNCCDLKAIKKNNMLGKNHDQDSWFSAIRSPYERVFAHQDKRVRYRGVSKNHFAELMKSICFNLKRLVVLDPLNLCLN, encoded by the coding sequence ATGAATCAACTAGAGATGATAAGTCTTAATGACTTAGTACCGAGAAATCATATATATCGTAAGTTTGTATCGATTTGGAATTTTAAAAATGTTGCTAAGAAATTAAAGAAGTTTGAAAAAGATAACCCTTATAAAGGTTATGGAATGCTACGTTTATTTAAATGTTTACTATTACAATTTATGGAAGATCTTAGCGATAGAGAATTAGAGAAATATCTACAAGAGAATAACGCAGCAAAATGGTTTTGTGAATTTACATTATTAGAAAAAACTCCCGATCATAGTGTATTTTGTAAATTTAGAAAGAATATAGGTACTCGTTTTATATCGGAAATTTTTAATGATTTAAGAAAGCAATTAAAACAACAAGGATTTATCAATGAAGTCTTTAGTTTTGTTGATGCTAGTCACTTAATAGCTAAAGCTAATCTTTGGAAAGAAAGAGATAAAGCTATCAAAGAGAAATATGAAAAGTTAAATAATGAAATACTTCCTAAAGTAGCTATAGATAAGCAAGCACGTATAGGCTGTAAAGGTAAAGATAAATTTTGGTATGGTTATAAGAAACATACTAGTGTAGATATGCAGAGTGGACTGATTAATAAAGTAGCTGTGACACCTGCCAATGTTACAGACGCAAAGGGTATAAAATATGTTTGCCCTGATGGTGGTGCGATTTATGCTGATAAGGGATACTGTACAAAATATGCTAACAAAACTGCCAGGGATAACTGTTGTGACCTTAAAGCTATAAAGAAGAATAATATGCTTGGTAAAAATCATGATCAAGACAGTTGGTTTAGTGCTATACGTTCACCTTATGAAAGAGTGTTTGCTCATCAGGATAAACGTGTTAGATATAGAGGAGTTTCAAAAAATCACTTTGCTGAACTGATGAAATCTATTTGCTTCAATCTTAAGCGACTTGTAGTGCTTGACCCACTCAATTTGTGCTTGAACTAG
- the secG gene encoding preprotein translocase subunit SecG, translating to MYGIILTIDIIAAIAIVVLVLLQQGKGANMGVSFGAGASNTVFGSKGAASFLFKITVFFTAVFFVCCLTLGYLGKSQATTANTSIASTDSSIASQYDQYQKEVSQAVTNSKTASK from the coding sequence ATGTACGGAATAATTTTAACTATTGATATTATCGCAGCTATTGCGATTGTAGTACTAGTGTTGCTACAGCAAGGTAAAGGCGCTAATATGGGTGTTTCCTTTGGTGCGGGTGCTTCAAATACTGTTTTTGGTAGTAAAGGAGCAGCTTCATTCTTATTTAAGATAACGGTATTTTTTACGGCAGTATTCTTTGTGTGTTGTCTTACTTTAGGGTACTTAGGTAAAAGCCAAGCGACAACAGCAAACACAAGTATCGCTAGTACTGATAGCTCAATTGCTAGTCAGTATGATCAGTACCAAAAAGAAGTTTCTCAAGCTGTTACAAACTCAAAAACAGCTTCTAAATAA
- a CDS encoding GtrA family protein — protein sequence MLKKQLSLFIIVGVLASITNFIIVWVLVELDIFRPLVANFFAFLIAFNVSYFGHRFLTFSTTTQSHKKAATQFFINVMIGLGLNESIYYVLLHILKIQYLLALFITMGLVAIYTFVVSKFLIFKA from the coding sequence ATGTTAAAAAAACAACTTTCTTTATTTATTATTGTCGGCGTCTTAGCTTCAATAACTAACTTTATTATCGTTTGGGTCCTTGTTGAATTAGATATTTTCAGACCATTAGTTGCAAACTTTTTTGCTTTTTTAATTGCATTTAATGTTAGCTATTTTGGACATCGGTTTCTGACATTTTCGACAACTACTCAGTCCCATAAAAAAGCTGCTACACAATTTTTTATAAATGTTATGATAGGCCTTGGCCTAAATGAATCAATTTATTATGTGTTATTACATATACTAAAAATACAATACCTATTAGCTTTATTTATCACTATGGGACTAGTTGCCATATATACTTTTGTTGTAAGTAAATTTTTAATCTTTAAGGCATAA
- a CDS encoding adenine phosphoribosyltransferase, which translates to MNLDFIKSKIAAVPGFPRPGIMFRDITPLLADPQGLRKTAEAMAQELKNKGIAPTVVAGTESRGFIFGVALAEVLGLGFVPVRKPGKLPRETYSVKYDLEYGSDSLEIHKDAFKATDEVLVVDDLLATGGTAKATVQLIEKTQAKVAGLIFVMELDGLGGREVLAGYNVSALIKF; encoded by the coding sequence ATGAACTTAGATTTTATAAAAAGTAAGATCGCGGCTGTGCCTGGTTTTCCAAGACCAGGTATTATGTTTCGAGATATTACACCTTTACTTGCAGATCCACAAGGTCTCAGAAAAACTGCTGAGGCAATGGCACAAGAGCTAAAAAACAAAGGTATTGCCCCAACTGTTGTTGCTGGCACAGAAAGTAGAGGATTTATTTTTGGTGTTGCACTTGCTGAAGTATTAGGTCTAGGTTTTGTGCCAGTTAGAAAGCCTGGTAAACTGCCAAGAGAAACTTATAGTGTCAAATATGACTTAGAGTATGGTAGTGATAGCCTAGAAATACATAAAGATGCTTTTAAAGCTACAGATGAAGTATTGGTGGTTGATGATTTATTAGCAACTGGTGGTACTGCAAAAGCAACCGTACAGCTTATAGAAAAAACTCAAGCAAAGGTTGCAGGGCTTATATTTGTGATGGAACTTGATGGTTTAGGTGGTAGAGAAGTGCTTGCTGGATATAATGTTTCAGCATTGATAAAATTCTAG
- the hemW gene encoding radical SAM family heme chaperone HemW, whose amino-acid sequence MFEINKQIGIYIHFPWCVRKCPYCDFNSHPIRDDSYLSAQYYQKLIADFDTHLDDLQAREIISIFIGGGTPSLFKAEYLDKVLQYITKNAKISTNCEITLEMNPGTVERGTILSYQNIGINRISLGVQSFQDDKLRILGRIHNCENVYTTIDEIKNSKISNFNIDIMHGLPNQSFDDGYFDITQAIAMQPTHISWYQLTIEPNTLFAAKPPKLPAEEILESIEIAGKEALAHAGFKQYEVSAFAQNTLRSIHNSNYWMFGDYIGIGAGAHSKITNLETKQIKRVWKHKHPKIYTQTVKFIKDSNIVTSNEIIYEFMLNALRLKNGFSLRSFEQQTLLSRDTISKQIQLGIDQGFLMLKDNQVKSTIKGYLFLNDCINLFS is encoded by the coding sequence ATGTTTGAAATAAACAAACAAATTGGAATTTATATCCATTTTCCTTGGTGTGTGCGTAAATGTCCATACTGTGATTTTAATTCTCATCCGATAAGAGATGATAGCTATCTTTCAGCACAGTATTATCAAAAACTTATCGCTGATTTTGACACTCATCTTGATGATTTACAAGCTAGAGAAATTATAAGTATTTTCATTGGGGGAGGCACTCCTTCGCTTTTTAAAGCTGAGTATCTCGATAAGGTTTTACAATATATCACTAAAAATGCAAAAATTAGTACTAACTGCGAAATAACTTTAGAAATGAATCCAGGAACTGTAGAGAGAGGTACAATACTAAGTTATCAAAATATTGGTATTAATAGAATATCTCTTGGGGTGCAAAGTTTTCAAGATGATAAACTAAGAATTTTGGGTAGAATTCATAATTGTGAAAATGTCTACACAACTATTGATGAAATCAAAAATTCAAAAATCTCAAATTTTAATATTGATATAATGCATGGGCTTCCAAATCAGAGCTTTGATGATGGGTATTTTGATATAACTCAAGCTATAGCAATGCAACCAACGCATATTTCCTGGTATCAACTTACTATTGAGCCTAATACCTTATTTGCAGCAAAACCACCAAAACTCCCTGCTGAAGAAATTCTCGAGAGCATTGAAATAGCTGGCAAAGAGGCTCTAGCACACGCAGGTTTTAAGCAATATGAAGTTTCCGCTTTTGCTCAAAATACTCTAAGATCTATTCATAATTCTAATTACTGGATGTTTGGCGATTATATAGGTATAGGTGCAGGAGCACACAGTAAAATTACTAATCTTGAAACTAAACAAATCAAAAGAGTTTGGAAACATAAACACCCTAAGATATATACTCAAACTGTTAAATTTATCAAAGACTCAAACATAGTTACCAGTAATGAAATTATATATGAATTTATGCTTAATGCCCTAAGATTAAAAAACGGTTTTAGTCTTAGAAGCTTTGAACAACAAACTTTATTATCAAGAGATACTATTAGCAAGCAGATACAACTAGGTATTGACCAGGGTTTTTTAATGTTAAAGGATAATCAGGTTAAATCAACAATTAAAGGCTATTTGTTTCTAAATGATTGTATCAATCTTTTTAGCTAA
- a CDS encoding 2-oxoglutarate dehydrogenase E1 component, producing MKKKQPDFSQWLETTQFFGGNLEYLESIYDDYIAGNHYEIDPKWLSFFDSIASSTDTVHRDLVYEFKYLAKNKANTTTVIGAEGDINLKAKALVKAYRSYGYKSANIDPLGLTKYKRDSDLELSAHGLTEKDLTELVNLGSFTDNKAVPLQQVINKAKGIYESNVGYEYRYIGNKEEKIWLQDRIENITAISDDNKKWILQQLVAAEGLEKYLALRYVGQKRFGLEGGESLIPSLQHIVEKSVSKHSTRFIQLGMAHRGRLNVLVNVMGKNPKDLFEEFEGKQSEKSLSGDVKYHMGYSNYRSVDGKEAKIALAFNPSHLEAVDPVVEGAAKAIQDKLNGDVYSKVLPILIHGDSAFCGQGVVMETFGFSLTEAYGTGGTVHLVVNNQVGFTTSSAFGINRSSNYSTDVAKMVDAPIFHVNGDDPEAVLKVTDIALEYRMKFNKDVVIDLVCYRRNGHNETDEPSGTQPQMYEVIKKLPSTLKLYSDKLIKEGVVDADYFVRMNANYRSKLDNGKVTIDILDRKIVKDKLNVCDWLPYLGKQESDYNYMPIPEKTLRELALKMSEVPAEIEMQMQVKKAVTDRIKMANGELPLNWGFAESLAYATLLKDGHQVRISGEDSGRGTFSHRHAVVKNMNTKSQLKEYVPLKHINENARFDVIDSTLSEYGVLGFEYGYSCYSPDALVVWEAQFGDFVNTAQVVIDQFLVAAEEKWGILSGLTLFLPHGQEGAGAEHSSARLERFLSSCANDNMQVCTPTTPAQIYHLLRRQVIRPLRKPLIVMTPKSLLRNPMAVSSLQELAHGKFEAIIDDANAKENKVKKLILCNGKVYYDLMAKKQDIHQEIAVVRLEELYPFPQQQLAQIFAKYNNANKVVWLQEEPQNKGAWYNIRPFIEKLIGKNQELLCVARERSSTPAVGYHALYVKQQEEIINRALEI from the coding sequence ATGAAAAAAAAACAACCGGATTTTAGTCAATGGCTGGAGACTACCCAGTTCTTTGGAGGTAATCTAGAATATCTTGAGTCAATATATGACGACTATATAGCGGGCAACCATTACGAAATAGATCCTAAGTGGCTGTCCTTTTTTGATTCTATAGCAAGCTCAACTGATACAGTTCATCGAGACTTAGTCTATGAGTTTAAATATTTGGCTAAAAATAAAGCCAATACAACAACAGTTATCGGTGCTGAAGGTGATATCAACTTAAAAGCTAAAGCTCTAGTTAAAGCTTATCGTTCTTATGGTTATAAGTCAGCTAATATCGATCCACTTGGACTGACAAAGTATAAAAGAGACTCAGACTTAGAATTATCAGCACATGGATTAACTGAAAAAGATTTAACTGAGTTAGTTAATTTAGGAAGCTTTACTGATAATAAAGCAGTTCCTTTACAACAGGTTATCAATAAAGCCAAGGGAATTTATGAGTCTAATGTCGGCTATGAGTATAGATATATCGGTAACAAAGAAGAAAAGATTTGGCTTCAAGATAGAATAGAAAATATTACTGCTATTTCTGATGACAACAAAAAATGGATTTTACAGCAACTAGTAGCTGCTGAAGGTTTAGAGAAGTATCTTGCGTTAAGATATGTAGGTCAAAAAAGATTTGGTCTAGAAGGTGGGGAGTCGTTAATCCCGTCTTTACAACATATAGTTGAAAAATCTGTTTCTAAGCATTCAACCCGTTTTATTCAGTTGGGTATGGCACATAGGGGTCGTCTGAATGTATTAGTCAATGTGATGGGTAAAAATCCTAAAGATTTATTTGAAGAATTTGAAGGTAAACAGAGCGAAAAAAGCCTATCTGGTGATGTTAAGTATCATATGGGATATTCTAACTATAGAAGTGTCGATGGTAAAGAAGCTAAAATTGCATTAGCATTTAACCCGTCACATTTAGAAGCTGTTGACCCGGTTGTTGAAGGTGCTGCTAAAGCAATTCAAGACAAACTAAATGGCGATGTTTACAGTAAAGTTTTACCGATATTGATACATGGTGATTCAGCTTTTTGTGGTCAAGGTGTAGTAATGGAGACTTTTGGTTTCTCGCTTACAGAAGCATATGGTACAGGTGGTACAGTTCATCTTGTTGTAAACAACCAGGTTGGTTTCACTACAAGTAGTGCTTTTGGTATAAATAGAAGTAGTAATTATTCTACTGATGTGGCTAAAATGGTTGATGCACCGATATTTCATGTAAATGGTGATGATCCAGAAGCTGTGCTTAAAGTTACAGATATTGCTTTAGAATATCGTATGAAATTCAACAAAGATGTTGTTATTGATTTAGTATGTTACCGTAGAAATGGTCATAATGAGACTGATGAACCATCAGGAACACAGCCCCAGATGTATGAAGTGATTAAAAAACTTCCTTCAACATTGAAATTATATAGCGACAAGTTGATAAAAGAAGGTGTGGTTGATGCCGATTATTTTGTACGTATGAATGCTAATTATCGTAGCAAGCTAGATAATGGTAAGGTTACGATTGATATTCTTGATAGAAAGATAGTTAAAGATAAGCTAAATGTCTGTGATTGGCTTCCTTATCTTGGCAAGCAAGAATCAGATTATAATTATATGCCTATACCAGAAAAGACACTAAGAGAGTTAGCTCTAAAGATGAGTGAAGTCCCAGCTGAGATAGAAATGCAAATGCAAGTTAAAAAAGCTGTTACTGATAGAATCAAAATGGCTAATGGTGAACTTCCTCTAAATTGGGGATTTGCTGAATCACTTGCGTACGCTACATTACTTAAAGATGGGCATCAAGTAAGAATTTCTGGTGAAGATAGCGGTCGAGGAACTTTTTCACATCGTCATGCTGTAGTCAAAAATATGAATACTAAGTCACAGCTAAAAGAGTATGTGCCATTAAAACACATTAATGAAAATGCTAGATTTGATGTTATAGATTCGACTCTGTCAGAATATGGTGTATTAGGCTTTGAGTATGGATACAGCTGCTACAGTCCTGATGCTCTAGTTGTATGGGAAGCTCAATTTGGAGATTTTGTTAATACAGCACAAGTTGTAATTGATCAATTCCTTGTTGCAGCAGAAGAAAAATGGGGTATTCTATCAGGTTTAACTTTATTCTTACCTCACGGTCAAGAAGGTGCTGGAGCAGAACATTCATCTGCTAGATTAGAAAGGTTTTTAAGCTCTTGTGCTAATGATAACATGCAGGTTTGTACACCAACAACACCTGCACAAATTTACCATCTACTAAGACGTCAGGTTATTCGACCGCTTAGAAAGCCTTTGATTGTAATGACGCCTAAGAGTTTGTTAAGAAATCCTATGGCTGTGTCTTCATTACAAGAACTCGCTCACGGTAAATTTGAGGCAATAATTGATGATGCAAATGCCAAAGAAAATAAGGTTAAAAAACTTATACTATGTAATGGTAAGGTTTATTATGATCTTATGGCTAAGAAGCAAGATATTCATCAAGAAATAGCTGTAGTAAGGCTAGAGGAATTGTATCCTTTCCCACAACAACAACTTGCGCAAATATTTGCTAAATATAATAACGCAAATAAAGTAGTGTGGTTACAAGAAGAGCCTCAAAACAAAGGTGCTTGGTATAATATTAGACCTTTTATTGAGAAGTTGATAGGTAAAAACCAAGAGCTGCTATGTGTCGCAAGAGAGAGATCTTCAACCCCTGCAGTTGGATACCATGCTTTATATGTAAAACAACAAGAAGAAATTATTAACAGAGCTTTAGAAATATAA
- a CDS encoding PepSY domain-containing protein, with the protein MNKIATLISGLALAVTVLSSNAFAGDIPNSTALPLAKIVSNIYSQGYSGINKVEYDDGVYKAIVINKNGQEQYLYIDPDTAAVPAPKQAAKEINMSQAIAAIPQVRCKTITSVENYNGAYKVECLDSNNHEVKVLVDAVSGKISQISYDD; encoded by the coding sequence ATGAATAAAATAGCTACGTTAATTTCAGGACTTGCCCTAGCAGTAACTGTATTATCATCTAATGCATTTGCTGGTGATATTCCAAACTCGACAGCGCTACCATTAGCTAAAATTGTTAGTAATATCTACTCTCAAGGTTATAGTGGTATTAACAAAGTTGAATATGATGATGGTGTATACAAGGCAATAGTGATTAATAAAAATGGGCAAGAACAATATTTGTATATTGATCCTGATACAGCAGCAGTACCTGCACCAAAGCAAGCCGCTAAAGAGATTAATATGAGTCAGGCTATAGCAGCTATTCCTCAAGTTAGATGTAAGACTATTACAAGTGTAGAGAATTATAATGGCGCATATAAAGTAGAGTGTTTAGATAGTAATAATCATGAAGTTAAAGTTTTGGTCGATGCAGTTAGTGGTAAAATTTCACAAATAAGCTATGATGATTAG
- the tpiA gene encoding triose-phosphate isomerase, with protein sequence MQKLIMGNWKMNGSSTSIKELCGGISQAKYDSSKVAVAVFPSSVYVKEVISQLPEKVGVGLQNITFYDDGAYTGEISASMLLDIGCNYLLIGHSERRSLFAESDVDVFKKLNKVIDTAITPVVCIGESLDDRQSGRLEEVLATQLSLILENLSAEQLAKIVIAYEPVWAIGTGVVASLEQIQKTHQFIRLLLAKVDEMLAKNIKIVYGGSLKAENAKDILSLPDVDGGLIGGASLKATEFNEIINQANKICTE encoded by the coding sequence ATGCAAAAATTAATAATGGGTAATTGGAAAATGAATGGCAGCTCTACAAGCATAAAAGAGCTTTGTGGCGGTATTTCACAAGCGAAGTATGATAGTTCAAAAGTAGCTGTTGCTGTTTTCCCATCAAGTGTTTATGTTAAAGAGGTAATTTCACAACTTCCAGAGAAAGTAGGTGTTGGTTTACAAAATATTACTTTTTATGATGATGGAGCATATACTGGCGAAATATCCGCTAGTATGTTACTTGATATCGGTTGTAACTATTTGCTGATTGGTCATTCTGAAAGAAGATCTTTATTTGCTGAATCAGATGTAGATGTTTTTAAAAAGCTTAACAAGGTCATAGACACTGCTATAACACCAGTAGTGTGTATAGGAGAATCTTTAGATGATAGACAAAGCGGCAGACTGGAAGAAGTTTTAGCAACACAACTAAGCTTAATCTTGGAGAATTTGTCTGCTGAGCAGTTAGCAAAAATAGTAATTGCATATGAGCCTGTGTGGGCAATAGGTACAGGGGTTGTGGCATCATTAGAGCAAATCCAAAAAACACATCAATTTATTCGTTTATTGCTAGCTAAAGTTGATGAAATGCTTGCTAAAAATATAAAAATAGTGTATGGTGGTAGCCTAAAAGCTGAAAATGCGAAAGATATATTAAGCTTGCCAGATGTTGATGGTGGTTTAATTGGTGGAGCATCTTTGAAAGCCACTGAGTTTAACGAAATAATAAATCAAGCAAACAAGATATGTACGGAATAA
- the glmM gene encoding phosphoglucosamine mutase — MAKYFGTDGIRGEVANSTITAEFTQKLGNAVGSLINQKNYPKFVIVGQDMRSSGGFLKFALVSGLNAAGIDVLDLGVVPTPVVAFMTVKHQAAAGFVITASHNKFTDNGIKLFSSNGFKLDDALEEEVEAKIDSDFVYQPQFKFGNYKILANAINEYIESIYSRFGNLVNYKGKVVIDCAHGAASHNFEALLDRFGIDYISIASNPDGLNINVECGATCISNIKKAVKEHNADLGISLDGDADRIIIVDENGQEIDGDGILNILAQYSDICGGTKGIVGTQMTNMSYENHYKANNIPFIRSKVGDRYVLEDLVKYGYKIGGESSGHVINLNFGTTGDGLFTAIQLLAVFSQADKPVSEFKLQGELMQQALINVPLNKKVTSQDLEKVAGDVNDVERRLGNRGRVLLRPSGTEPVLRVMVEADDKNLATNEAEYLVGKVKQKLV; from the coding sequence ATGGCAAAGTATTTTGGAACAGATGGTATCCGTGGTGAAGTTGCTAACTCAACAATAACAGCAGAGTTTACACAAAAATTAGGTAATGCGGTTGGCTCATTAATAAACCAAAAGAATTATCCAAAATTTGTGATTGTTGGTCAAGATATGCGTAGCTCAGGAGGGTTCTTAAAATTTGCTTTAGTTTCTGGTTTAAATGCTGCGGGAATTGATGTACTAGACTTAGGGGTCGTGCCAACTCCCGTAGTAGCATTTATGACCGTTAAGCATCAAGCTGCTGCTGGATTTGTAATTACAGCATCGCACAATAAATTTACTGATAATGGTATTAAATTATTTTCTTCTAATGGTTTTAAGCTAGATGATGCTTTAGAAGAAGAGGTTGAAGCTAAAATTGATAGTGATTTTGTTTATCAGCCACAATTCAAGTTTGGTAACTATAAGATATTAGCAAACGCTATAAACGAGTATATCGAGAGCATTTATAGCCGTTTTGGCAATCTAGTCAATTATAAAGGTAAAGTTGTTATTGATTGTGCTCATGGAGCAGCATCACATAATTTTGAGGCTTTGCTCGATAGATTTGGTATAGACTATATCTCTATAGCATCTAATCCTGATGGTTTAAATATAAATGTTGAGTGCGGTGCTACTTGCATTTCAAATATTAAAAAAGCTGTTAAAGAGCATAATGCTGATTTAGGTATTTCTCTGGACGGTGATGCAGATAGAATAATTATTGTTGATGAGAATGGTCAAGAAATTGATGGTGATGGAATACTAAATATTCTCGCTCAATATAGTGATATTTGTGGCGGTACTAAAGGTATTGTTGGCACACAAATGACAAATATGAGTTATGAGAATCACTATAAAGCTAACAATATTCCATTTATTCGTTCAAAAGTTGGTGATAGATATGTCTTAGAAGATTTAGTCAAGTATGGTTATAAAATTGGTGGCGAATCATCAGGGCATGTTATCAATCTAAACTTTGGTACTACTGGTGATGGTTTGTTTACAGCAATACAGCTATTGGCTGTTTTTTCCCAAGCTGATAAACCTGTATCTGAATTTAAACTGCAGGGTGAGTTAATGCAACAAGCATTAATCAATGTTCCGCTGAATAAGAAAGTAACATCTCAAGATTTAGAGAAGGTTGCTGGCGATGTTAATGATGTTGAGAGGCGCTTAGGTAACAGAGGAAGGGTTTTATTAAGGCCATCAGGTACTGAACCTGTTTTAAGGGTCATGGTTGAAGCAGATGATAAGAATCTTGCTACAAACGAAGCTGAGTATTTGGTTGGAAAGGTAAAACAAAAATTGGTGTAG